TAAAAGAGTCTTTGTTTTATCCAAGTCAAgtcaagtttatttaaaaaaaaaataataatatcgcaaataatacacgattttaatataatcaaacagagaaaaatagtGTCAAATACACGTCCGATACGTTACTTACGTAAACAACGAGTACACACACTTCTGCGGGAATTTTTTAAGCACGAGTTTCACGATtaacatttcaatgacataattGAAGTACGTTACTCTCAATTTAATGACAAgattcacatttatttttatttgttacagtACACTTTCAGCAAATTGTCAAAGTGAAATATCGAGATTTGCTAAAAAATGATGCAGCACTACactgtttttaaaaagtaatgttGAATAAATCTAGAAAAATGACTTTGtatatcaagaaaataaatttacaattgtGGATTTTATAACGATGATTTAACAGTACACATGTTTGGAAGATAGACGCGAATTTGTCACTTATCGTCCAGTGgctaatatttcatgaatgttcaggACTATAGGCAAAACGCAGTTATACGCCAAAATTAACCGTTCCATTGCGCCGGTGTATCATACATACACATAACTTTTATCAGGGGAAAGGCGATGATTCAAAAGTTATGAAACGAGTACCAGCATATGCATGGCTtcgtctttttttctttattttcattttattattttgagcgTTGCAAATTTTGAATCAAGGAAGTATTTGTGTTTCTGTTAGGTAAGACGACAATGTATTTGCTTTGACATTTTCTTTGGTTAAACAGTGCAACATTGTAATATTGAAGAGTGGTGGGGGGGGGGTCGGTTTTTAGTCTTCTAGTGGCATTTTTTTCGTCTGAGTACTCTATATTAAGAATCTATTGTAGTGTTTTCTCCTCCGATATGGTGGTATCAATAATCATATTCTTACCTATCGTAAGAACACGTATTAACACTTTTACAAGTCTATATAATAACTGGAGTTGATTGAACAGTCTATACATCCACTAATTTCTCCAGGGCAGAAAAGTTCTCCAGGGCAGAAAAGTTTATTCACTGTCATCATGTGTACTGCGTATTTCCAACGGATATAGCTTCACAATCGGACGGTTTGTGATTCCTGTGTCGGTCTTAATAACAGCTGATCGAATGAGTCCATCCCTTCCACGAACTAAATCTTGTACAACAGCTAATTTCCACATTATTCGATTTGTGTCATTGTGTACTTGTACAATGTCAcctatttgtattgtttgttcgtttcttcCAGATGTACGGTGGAATTCACGGAGTGACGTCAGATATTCGTGTTTCCTTCTTGAGCGAAAATGGTTTATTAGTTCATTATTTCTCTGTAAATTTTTATTGAGTTTCACGTGCAAATCTTCTGAAGTAACACTGTCAATATTCTGTTCCGATTGGTTGTCAAGTCGACGACCATATACAAAGTGTGCTGGCGTCAGCGGTTCGGGATCTTTAATATCAGTAGAAATGTGAGTTATAGGACGATTGTTTAGAGTTCCCTCGATTTCGATTACAATTGTATTCAACATTTCCGTAGTGACACATGACTTTCCTATTATTGCTTTAATTGACTTTTTCGTGAGTCCAATTAGGCGTTCCCAAAAGCCTCCAAACCACGGTGCTCGGTTGGGTATGAATTTCCACTCAGTTCCTTGATCAGCAAGTTGTTCTTGTATTCGGTTGTCTTTGCTTGATCTTGTAATCTTTTCGGCGGCTGCCTTGAAGGTTGTTGCATTATCGGACAACATAATGCTTGGTGTAGATCTCCGAGCGACAAATCTTTTGAAAGACTCCTCAGTTAAATCTGTGACTATCTCCAAGTGTATAGTTCGTGTAGCGGCGCAAgtgaataaacaaatatatgttttgctTAATTCGTTGTGTTTTCCTTTTGTATACAAAGCTCCAGTGAAATCGACGCCGGTTACTGAAAAAGGATAATCGTAGTTGACTCGATCTTTAGGAAGCGGTGGCGGATCGGGTGCGCTGTAAGTTAAGGCATTCCTGATATTTTAATGCATTGAACGCATTTACGAATTTGTGATTTTACGCACTGTCTTATTCTCAGTATCCAATATTTCTGTTGACTATATGCGATTGTACTGTTAAGTCCGGCATGTAAAGTCTTTGTATGTGCATCCATTACAATTAAGGACGTAAGACTGTGGTGTGTTGGCAATAACAACGGATATTTAGTACTATCCTTCACAGTTGCGTTTTGAATTCTCCCGGTACAACGTAGTAATCCATTTTTATCTGTATATAGTTTAAGTTGTCGAACTAGTGGCACTTTTTTCTGTGAAGATGAATTCAAGCTTTCAATTTCATCCTTAAATGTTTCCTGTTGTACTGTTACTATTAACACTTCTAATGCTTTACATCGCTCCTCAACACTGATAAAACCGATTGATCGTTTATTTCCTGAATTCCGTAAATTCTGTATAAAACGCATGACGTATGCTGTTACTCTAATTGCCTTTTCTAAAGAGCTGTATCGTTGTATATCTATACATGAAATTGTCTGTGTTAAAATTAAAGCATTTGTACTTTCGTCGTCTGTATTTTCATCACTAACAGTTACCATCGTGCTGCATTCTTTATTAATTTTCCTCGTCCATGTCGGCCAATTTTCACGATTTAAAATCCATTGTGGACCGTTCATCCATAAGCTGTTGTTATAAAGTTGTTTAGCGTAAATTCCGCGAGTTAAGTAATCAGCTGGATTGTTAGCTGTTGGACAATAATTCCATTCAGCATTCTCTGTTAATTTTCGTATTTCTTTAAGTCGATTTTCTACGAACGGTTTAAAAAATTTTGACGATTTAATCCAACTCAAAACAATTTGGCTATCGCTCCACATAtacacataaaattgagaatggaaatggggaatgtgtcaaagagacaacaacccgaccaaataaaaaacaacagcagaaggtcagcaacaggtcttcaatgtagcgagaaattcccgcacccggaggcgtccttaagctggcccctaaacaaatatatactagttcagtgataatgaacgccatactaatttccaaattgtacacaagaaactaatataaaaataatacaagactaacaaaggccagaggctcctgacttgggacaggcgcaaaaatgcggcggggttaaacatgtttgtgagatctcaaccctccccctatacctctaaccaatgtagaaaaataaacgcataacaatacgcacattaaaattcagttcaagagaagtccgagtctgatgtcagaagatgtaacatgTTCTGTTGTTATGACTTTAAGAAGATGTGTTGCTAATCTGGTGCCGATAAGCGCGCCcattacaaaaatgtagttCTAAACGTGGTAATGAAATCGGTTTTACGGGTACTACTCTGTTTTTAGCCATGACGATGACCGATGAATTTGCTGTAACTAAGTAAGCACAAGCTCAGTATGCTAACTGACTGGCGTCTGTGAAAATATGTAGTGACGTTTTCTCGTTTATAACTCCTTCCGTTAACATTCGTGGAAATACTATTTTGGTAGCCTCCTCGATATCTAAAGCTATTACCTGCCATTTATTTCTCAGTTCGTCGGACAAACATTCATCCCAATCTAACTTTGCTTTCCATAAAGTCTGCATAAACAGCTTAGCTTTCACCGTAATTGGCGTGATTAATCCGAGGGGGTCGAAAATTCTAGACGATGTACGCAAAACCTCACGCTTTGTTAACATTTTGTCCTTTTCCATAAACTCAATCTGTTGAAATTTCAAATCGTCGGATTCCCTATCCCATCTCATGCCTAAAATTTTGACTATGTCGTCATTGTCGCAGATCTCGTCTCTTCCTGCGACGTTCTGTAATTCCGTACTATTAGAATTCCAAGACCGTAAGTTGAATCCTGCCTCTGACAATAATTTTCTTGACTCCGTGTAGAATTTCAAAAGTGATTGTTTATCTGTAAAACTGGTCAGAACGTTATCCACTTATTAATTTCTCTGTAACTCTGTTGATGTAGATGACGGATTGTCTCTAAAATGTTTCATTAGCGTGGCGCTTAACATGAATGGCGAGCAGGTGGCGCCGAAAAGTACAACCTTAAACCGGTATTAAGTAATCAAACGGCTTTCTGTGTCCATGGGATTTTCTAACCAATAAAATCTTGTGACATCTCTGTCATCAACATCTAATTCAATATGCAAAAATGCTTTTTCAATATCTGCTGTAACTGCATATTTGTACATTCTAAAGCGTAATAATATCTCCGTCAAATCAGTCATAATTGGTGGATATGTTGCTAGACAATCGTTAAGACAAGGACTACTGTCATTTGCTCTACAACTACAGTTATATACTATGCATATCGGGGTGGTGACTGAATCCTTTTTTACGGGATGATGCGGAATGTAATGAACCTTGTTTGTGCATGTACTTTCATCACATACCTTTTCAATGAATCCTCTTTGTTCTTGGTCTGTAATTATCTCACCATACTTTCGGAACATCTCGGGATCCTTCTTTAGTCGACGAATAACGCTTTCCGTTCTGCGTTTTGCGATGTCTTCATTTGTCGGTAGTTCTGGCGCATTCTCTCTCCATGGTAATTTCGTAATATACTTATCATTTTTCTTCGTAATAGAGGTTTGTAAGTAATCTTCAATTGATTCAGCTAGGTCTGGATCATTTTGTTCTTTAGCGTCAATTCCCAATGATTCAAGCTTCCAAAATTTTTCAAGATCGCACTCTTCTTGTTTGTGACATACTAGTATATTCATCATTGAGAAAGATGCATTACTGGTTCGTGTAGGGACAGGACCGGAAAGTAAATATCCAATTTTCGAGCTAACTGCGGTTGGACCGTTTCCACGCACTATTTTGTCTTGAACTATGTCCCAGTAGAAATCACCTCCAATTAATAAGGACATTTCAAATTGCTCTCCTTCTATGACTGGGTGTGCTAATTGTAGACCACGTAATTATGAAAACTTCTGCGTTATTCCTATGTTGTGAGTTTGAAGTGGTGAAGCAATGGTTGGtacaattaaaactttaataggAATTAATTCTCCTTCGGTAGACTTAAgattaattgttgttttgtCAAGATTTCTCACCTTTTTTGTATTACTTCCAAATGTAGCTATACTTAATTTTTCAGAACCTTCTTAACACGTGCATACATGTAGTTTGGAGTCGAACGATACTGAAGCGTATACAAGGTGCCTTTATCGTGTCTCAAACTTATCTGGTGCATTTTCAACGCGCTTGTATAGCGTATATATGACGTGCGTGTAGCGTGAAGTATACGCTTAGCACACGCTACAGCTGGATGACAGTTTTAATGATAAATCAAAACTACTTGGATGTATAGAGTTCAACAAGTGATTATCTTTGCATTTAGACGCACTTCAAACTTACGCAACGGTCGTTTAACGATTTTTTGCGTTCCTCTGGTGTGCAACTAACGTATACGGACTTTGTCAATTTTCTCTGTACGTCTGGTGAAAGCCCGGTCTATACGCCAATGTCTGCcgtattaaaatttgaaacctGGTTCTgattgttagctattattcgtgtgtttctctgtcatATATGCTatccaatttatttgtattatattcctatcatgtaatgttgtcattttaatattgccataaaagcagaaggtttggcatgccacaaaactaggttcaatccaccattttttttttattaacatgtcctgtaccaagttagtaaaattgccattgttatatcatagaTCGTTTCCTGTggatgttacattttaatgttgtgtttctgttgttggatagttctcctcttatatttgatgtgtttccctcagttttggtttgtaaccagatttgttttttcttcaatcgattaatgaatttagaacagcggtatactactgttgcctttatttatgttggTTCTTACAAGATCTCTTTACGATACCAACCTTAAGCTTTGAAATTAGACACACCCTCATTCAATCAACTTTTTTAGCATTACATGTATTAACTGATATtctatttaaatttgtaaatgaaaaaatcaaacattatgatttctttttatcccttagacaatattttttttcgagaCATCATACATTTCTATAAAACCTAACTTTTGTTAAGGAGTTTGCACCTTAATGATATCTTTCATATCATTAATTTCACaacttaaatatcatatttagCTTTTTACATTATCTTAATTGTATATTGCTCcatctttttagctcacctggcccgaagggccaagtgagcttttctcatcactttgcgtccggcgtccggcgtccgtcgtcgtcgtccgtcgtcttcgtcctgcgttaacttttacaaaaatcttctcctctgaaactactgggccaaatttaaccaaacttggccacaatcatcattggggtatctagtttgaaaattgtgtctggtgaccccgccaactaaccaagatggccgccatggctataaatagaacataggggtaaaatgcagtttttggcttataactcaaaaaccaaagcatttagggcaaatctgacatggggtaatattgttaatcaggtgaagatctatctgccccgaaattttcagatgaatctgacattctgttgttaggttgctgcccctgaattggtaattttaaggaaattttgttgtttttggttattatcttgaatattatttcagatagagataactgtaaaggcaataatgttcagcaaagtaagatctacaaataagtcaacatgaccaaaatgatcagttgaccactttaggagttattgccctttatagtcaatttttaaccatttttcgtaaatcttagtaatcttttagaaaaatcttctcctctgaaactgctgggccaaattatttgaaacttggccacaatcatcattggggtatatagtttaaaaattgtgtccggtgaccccgccaactaaccaagatgaccgccatggctataaatagaacataggggtaaaatgcagtttttggcttataactcaaaaaccaaagcatttagagcaaatctgacattgggtaaaattgttaatcaggtgaagatctatctgccctgcaattttcagatgaattagaCAACCTGTTTtggggttgcggcccctgaattggtaatttgaaggaaattttgctgtttttggttattatattgaatattattatagatataggtaaactgtaaactgcaataatgttcagcaaggtcagattcacaaataagtcaacatgaccaaaatggtcagttgacctctttaggagttattgccctttaaagtcaatttttaaccattttttcgtaaattttatatatcttttactaaaatcttcttctctgaaactgctgtgccaaattgatccaaacttggccacaatcatctttggggttttttgtttaaaaaatgtgtggcgtgacctggccatcaaaccaagatggctgccacggctaaaaatagaacataggggtaaaatgcagtttttggcttataactcaaaaaccaaataatttagagaaaatctgacatgaagtaaaattgttaatcaggtcaagatctatctgccctgaaattttcagatgaattggacaacctgttttttgggttgcggcccctgaattggtaattttaaggaaattttgctgtttttggttattatattgaatattattatagatataggtaaactgtaaacagcaataatgttcagcaaagtaagatctacaaataagtcaacatgaacgaaatggtcaattgacccctgtaggagttattgacctttgtagtcaattttcaatctgcttcctttgtttaatattcacatagaccaaggtgagcgacacaggctctttagagcctctagtttgacATTTGTGTCCAATTAATCGTGtcttgttgtaaaaaaaatatctgagtATCTTTGATAACCtgaaaaactttaataaaaacttgTATTCAGATGATGGCACAGATcattataatagttttttttagcaGATTTTAATTGTGCGTTAGATAGGAAACTAGAAAGGTCCCCTTCACACCAAAATAATGATAGCGGCTTAAATGAGTTGAAAAGTCTTctattgaattttaatttagaTGATATATGGCGATCTAAATCTCCATTAAATCGACGGTATAATTTTCAAAGAGGCAATTCAAAATCacgataatatttttttttaacgaaatttTCCATTTAGTGATcatgacatacatgtagttacttcaaaaataaaattatatgattttgaaaaaggatTATGAATGTGGATCATGAATCTAAATACAATTAAGACTGATGaattttcaaatgcatttgaaacGTTTTAAGAAAATTGGGTTAAAAGCAAGAACCGATTCAAAAGCATTCAAGAGTGGtggaatgtttatttttgaccaTGGAAATTGGTCAAAACCTAAACcgtttatcaaaacaaaataatgtcattgATTTAGAAACACAgcttgaaaaattgaaacttcAATTAAAAGAATCAAATAAATCAGGTGACAAAATTTTAGaattagaaaatgaaattaaggAATATTATACTAAAAAAACAGTCTCCGTAAAAAATAGATTACGAACTAAATGGGCCGAAGACGGGGAGAAGTctacaaaatacttttttaatttagaaaaaaaattgggcaGAACAAACTATGGCAACttgtaaaaacagaaaaaaatgagtaTAAATGTGACATTGATTCAATCTTAAATGAACACGTAAAATTGATACTAAACTTTTTGCCACGGAAGCTAAGGGTGGGACAAAACAACGGACGAACAACTTTGTCAATTTATGGTAGACAAGGTAAGTAAGAAAGCTCAAGAAATGTTagatagaaatataaatatctcTGAAGTAGAAAAAGGTAGTAAAATTactcaaacaaaacaaattacctGGCGAAGATGGTATAATATcagaattttatgttttatactggGATATAATAAAAGGCGATTTCTTTAGTTTACTAAAAGTGATTTGTAATGATGCTTTATTGAGTAACTCTCAACATAAGGGGGTATTAACCTTATTGCATAAAGGAGGGGaaagggaaaatataaaaaagggtGACCACTCACTTTACtaaattttgattattaaaattatttcaaagaagGACTTAAAATGGTATTGCCTAAAATTATTCATACCGATCAGAAAAGGTTTGTAAAAGGTAGAAATATAAGCGAGGCTATACAAATGAATCAGGACATTAGTAATAGTGAAAGTTCAATGAtaagttaatattgatattaaaagacCTCTTAACAAAAAGGGATGTTCAGTTCCCCGAGCCCGAggtcttttaatgtcaatattaaCTTAACAATTGAACTTTTACTGCCTTACAAATCgtcaaaattataagaaaagtACACAAAAAGCACTTGCAGTAACCTTATTCCCCTAAACTGAGCGAGTCAAAATATGTTCAACTTAAATGATAGTTAAACAGTACTCAGACTGATATATACAATTAACAGTTTCTAAATTGAAATCAAAACGGACCGATTTAATGGCATAAcatcatataattattttgataaaaaaaaaattagcatcCAAATGCGAATAACACTAAATGATAGTTTTACAAAATGAGgggattttatattttgtatcaaacttttcaaaattacgatttcttatttaataaatcagGCATGAACACCCTATACAGACCTCATTTGTAACTGACCAATGATTATTATGCCCAACAACTTCATGCTAAATATACTTGATGCTTTTGATCTGTAAGTAATCGTGAAATAGATTCGTAAAGATCAGATCTAAGAATACAGTAGGTAAACTCTTCCAACAAtaagttttttaaacagtttgttTCAGAACTTCTAATCGGACAGACCTAGATGCATACGTTCCTTCACAATATTCTTCTGGTAAATGTTCCTTTTGTATCTGATTTGGTACCCGAGCCCGAggtcttttaatgtcaatattaaCTTAACAATTGAACTTTTACTGCCTTACAAATCgtcaaaattataagaaaagtACACAAAAAGCA
This Mytilus trossulus isolate FHL-02 chromosome 14, PNRI_Mtr1.1.1.hap1, whole genome shotgun sequence DNA region includes the following protein-coding sequences:
- the LOC134697721 gene encoding uncharacterized protein LOC134697721, with protein sequence MVTVSDENTDDESTNALILTQTISCIDIQRYSSLEKAIRVTAYVMRFIQNLRNSGNKRSIGFISVEERCKALEVLIVTVQQETFKDEIESLNSSSQKKVPLVRQLKLYTDKNGLLRCTGRIQNATVKDSTKYPLLLPTHHSLTSLIVMDAHTKTLHAGLNSTIAYSQQKYWILRIRQCVKSQIRKCVQCIKISGMP
- the LOC134697723 gene encoding uncharacterized protein LOC134697723, which encodes MSLLIGGDFYWDIVQDKIVRGNGPTAVSSKIGYLLSGPVPTRTSNASFSMMNILVCHKQEECDLEKFWKLESLGIDAKEQNDPDLAESIEDYLQTSITKKNDKYITKLPWRENAPELPTNEDIAKRRTESVIRRLKKDPEMFRKYGEIITDQEQRGFIEKVCDESTCTNKVHYIPHHPVKKDSVTTPICIVYNCSCRANDSSPCLNDCLATYPPIMTDLTEILLRFRMYKYAVTADIEKAFLHIELDVDDRDVTRFYWLENPMDTESRLIT